Sequence from the Methanococcus voltae genome:
GATTCCTCCCTTTGTAATTCCCGATGATTTGGCAATTTCGTTTAATGAAGTTCTATCATATCCTTTATTTAAAAATAATTCTGTAGCGTTTCTTAATATAGTTTCCTTTGTATCCATACTGGGTTCTTTTTCCAATGTAATATTATTCATAAATATCTACCTACCGTCCGGTATGTATCTATATGTGATTACTATTATATAATAGTTTCATATATGCACTCGGTAATTTTATTTTTATTTTTATTTTTATTTTTCAAAAAGTTAAATAATAAAAGAATAACGTTTAATTTTTTATATTACTTTTTTACATTATTATCTTTCAATTAAATTTTTTTCGTTTTTCATTTTAATTTTCATTTTAAATATACAATACCCTTATAAATTTATTAAAATTGAATAATGCCAAAAGTTTTTGCAACAATGTATACAATGAATAATATATAAACGAAAAACATTAGATAAGCGTCTTTTTTCGATACATTATTTTTTAACAATAAACTCGATGTGGTAATCATTGACAATACGACGAAAGCTAAAACACCTAAGCTTTCAGATGGGTCAACTGGCAATACTACGCCTGCAATTATCATGGGTACGCCCAAGCAAATGCAGATATCAAATATATTAGAACCTATCGCATTAGCAATTGCACCGTCGGCATCTCCACGTTTCGCAGAGTTAACTGATAATATGGTATCAGGTATTGATGTACAGGCAGCTACTATGATTACTGACGTAATAAATACCGGAATATTCAATATATTTGATAATGTAATCGCAGCTTGCACTAATCCGTCAATTGAGAACCAAATTATAAATATTCCTGCAGTTATCCAGAACATAATTTCGGAATAAGTCATATCTTCTTCGAATTCACATTCTTCATCGCAGTATCCAACAGTTTCTTTTAACGATTTTATATTCTTTTTATGGGATTTATATTGTGAGTATAGTATGCATACATATGCAAAATAGATTGCAAGCAATACGTATCCTGAAAATTGGGTATATTGTCCTTGTAATGTGAAGTATATTAAAGCTCCGATAGAGAGGATATAAAATAAGGTATCCCGTATTATGGTTTTTTTATCAACACTAATTGTATTATTTTCACTATTTTCACTATTTTCACTATTTTTATTGTTTTTGCTGGTTTTAACAGCTTTATAGAAAAATATTGAAAACATCGGGATGATTAAAATGTTAAAAATGGCAGAACCTGACACTGTTGACAAACCAACATCTGAAAATTGGTTGTATACTAAAACAGCTACTAAAGCAGTTACTAATTCGGGAAATGACGAGCTTACGGCATCGAAAGTTGCACCTCTAACAGAATCGGGGATATGTAGTTTAACACCGAGTGTATGCAAACTGTCGCCGAGTTTTGAGGAACCCCAGTTTATTACAAGGGTTAAAACAACTAATGCCATAAAAGAAGATGGTAAATCGGTAATTATATTTTCAAACATTTAATCCTCTCGCATAATTATATGATTAATATGATTATTTTGTTATAAATTTTAAATTATTCTATATTTTAAATTATTCTATGCTGTTATATACTATTTTGAATTAGTAAATTATATACTAAAAATTATAGTATTAAAACATTATTCCTATTAATATATTTATCAATAAAATTAAATATATATTGTTTTTATTATATGCGAATATCAATTAAATTTGATTAAATTTGCCATTAAAAAATTAAAAAAAGTAATTTATGAACTATATTTAATTTAATTTATTGTTTTATTCAAGTTATCTACTTATTTGCTGATAACTCTTGTAATTTTGTATCTACCCATAGCTTCGAAGTATTCTACTTCCACACCGCTTTCAATACCTGGAACATCTGAAGGCATATCTAATTCTAATGTTTCGTATGTTTCTAAGTCCATTAATTGAACTTGGTCTTCTCCAACGATTGCTAAAATTTGTCCTTTTCTTTTGTCAATAAGTGGAACGTCGATTCTTGAGCTTGCAGGTCCAACGTGTTCTTTTTTAGTAGCTTCAAAGATGCCCATAGCAGTTAATCTTACTTTTGCACCACCGTGTTTACCAGGTTTTGAGTGTGCAGTACCTACAACTCTACATGCAATACCGTCGATAACTACGTATTGTCCTTCTTTCAATGCTCCTAATTCGCTTGGTTTTGTTCCAGCCATATTTTCACCTTATAAGTGTATTGGTTGTTTAATTAGTTGTATTTATCTGTATTTATCTGTATTTATCTGTATTATATCTACTCTATTAGATTTTAGTCTATTAGATTTTATATTGAATTTATATTCTGTTATTTTTTGATAGATGTATCTATCAGTGTTTTCTTATTATCATAAAAGAGCCAACATATCTTAAAATCTTAATTTTAGATAAGATAGTTCAAGCTATTGAAATGTAAATCATTTCAAATAATGAGTACAACGAATTGTATGCATAAAGTTCGTTGAATTTTTAAAAGCAAATATTATTAAAAGACTCTTATTTGATTAATTTTTTAACTTTTTTACTATATAATATTTTATAATATTTATACATAACTATCTTGATTTAATTTTTATATTTAATTTTCCTTAAGGTCGTAAAATAAGTATTAACAATATAATATCAAAAATATGTTTAAATTGTACGGGTACGCAATAGTGAAGTAATTAAAATAGTTAATAAATAGTTATAAGCTGTTATTAGTATCTATAAGTAGCTATATGTTTTTAAGGTATTTAGAAATAAGTTAAAGATAGCTTACGGAAATAGTACATTTTCCACTTTCACATAATTCTTTGAAATTTTCAAAGTTATCGTTTGTGAATTCTTTTATTTTGTTGATTTTACATACAATTTTTATTAAGAAATTGCTTATGTACTCATATATTGGAAATTTGTGATTTTGAGGAGTATTATCAACAAAATTTCCAGATATTCTATAATAGTTATTTTCTTCAGTTCTTACATATGTTAAAATTTTAGATGTATAACTATTACATTCCATTATATTTTCAAAAGTTTCTAAACAATAAATTACATAAGGGTTATTTTTTGAAACTTTAATTTCTGAAATATGTCCTTTATATAACAATGATAAGTCTTCATATAACCTCATACATTTTGCAATATTGCTCATTAATTCGGGGAAATATTCCTTAATTTCGGGATTTCTTATTAAGCATTCTACAAACGTATCGTATCTATCTATTAAACCCAAGTAATAGTCTGTTTCTACAATATCTAATTTGTGTTGCATCCTATCCTCCTAATTATCTCTTTCGCTTCTATCGTTGTGATTAGATTCGGACACAATTATAGTCATATTTATGCCATATGCTATGTTAGGGGTGTCGGAGTAATGTTTACAAATAGTTGTATTTATATGTGGAAATCTATAATTTTCCATAAAATTTATTTTAATTTATTTTAGTTTATTTTAATTTTTTAATATTAATTAACCATTTATTTAGTTAAAATCAATTGTTGACTGTATTACTAACTAATGGATATACAAATAGTTGTATGTGCAACTATCCATATTACAAGATATCTAACTACTAATTAAATAACTTCAATTCATATATCATATTTTATAGTAAGACTGATACTACCCTGGGGGATATTCACTTAAGGGTATTTTCATATTTATATAAATATGTTGAATTGAAAGTGTAGTTATCTATCAACGTTTTTCTATATATAATTTATTGATTTGACGGATTATACCCTATCGTTTTGGTAATAACTATAATATTATCTATGTTTTTAACTATAATTGTCGATATGACGAGAATATATAATATAAATGTATATTAAACATTATTACTATATTTTATCAACAAATAAACAAAATTATAAAAATAAATAAAAAAACGAAATAAAATAAAAAGATAAATAAAATAAAAAGATAAAAAATAGTTTAAAAATATAATGTATTTAATTTGTTAATTATTTGCAAAAGCAGGATAATATGTCTTTTTCAGTAATTATTCCCACTATTTTGGTAGAATTTTCAGAATCTACAATCGGAATTGCCCCAAAATTATTATTTAATATTAAATTGACTGCATCTAAAATACTGTTTTCAGGCGTTAATGTTTTTACATTTTCATTCATAAGTTCGCTGATTCTTGTATCGGTTATTTCGTCAATATTTCCAGTTTTAAGTTTTTCAAACGCCCATTCGCTACCAATTAGTTTTATAAAATCCGTAGATGTGATTATTCCTTTTAAATTACCTTCTGAAGCTACAGGAAGTCTTCTAAATCCATTCCTTAGCATTACTTTTGCAACATCACCCAAAGTTTGACCCATAGATGCCAAAACTGGATTTTTAGTCATATAATCATTAATTTTTAAATTAACATCTAATTTATCCGCCAATTTGTCCAATAAATCCCTTTCTGTGATTACTGTTATCAATATGTCATCTTTTGAGGTGATTGGTAAACCACCATATCTTTCAACGAATAAAGAAACCAATTCTTTTGTTAAAGCTGTTTCTTTAACACATATTGGGTCTTCCGTCATTATTTCTTTGATTGGTTCATTTATCATCGCATAAAAGTTCCCATTATGCTTAGATTTGACCAAATTATATTTTGAACCGCCACCAAATAGATTAACTATATCCGTATTTGTTAATACACCTACTACCCTGTTAGTCCCTGCATCAACAATAATAGCTCTTCTCATATTCTTGTTATAAAGCATTGTTAATGCATCTATTATGGATGTTGTAGGGAATAATTTAATTATTTGTTTTTCAGGATTAATTATGGAAGTTATTTTCAAAATATCCCTCTAATCTCAATTGGTTATGCGTTAAATTATTTATTATTTATAATTATTAGTTATTATTATTATTATTATTTATCATTATTATTTATCATTTCCTTTATTTTATCGGCGTAGATTTTTTAGATTACTTTATCTGACCTATTTTAAAGTTATTCTTTCATATCTTCATTTTGATATTCTTCGTAATCTTCATAATCTTCATAATTTTCAGCGTATTTATCATATTCATTCATATCTTCTTCTTTAGACGAATATCCGCTATCCATACAGTGCCTACATATATATTTACCATTTATACAGTTTACACTATCTTGAGCACCACATATTTCACAAATTCCGTTTATTTCATCTTTTTTTACGAAATCATATTCATTTTCGTTTTCATGAATTATTGAAGCTTCTAATAGTAAATTAAATAATTCTGGTGAAACTTTTGTAATATCACTTACTGTAATAATACCAAATAATTTATCACCATCGATTACAG
This genomic interval carries:
- a CDS encoding sodium:calcium antiporter, coding for MFENIITDLPSSFMALVVLTLVINWGSSKLGDSLHTLGVKLHIPDSVRGATFDAVSSSFPELVTALVAVLVYNQFSDVGLSTVSGSAIFNILIIPMFSIFFYKAVKTSKNNKNSENSENSENNTISVDKKTIIRDTLFYILSIGALIYFTLQGQYTQFSGYVLLAIYFAYVCILYSQYKSHKKNIKSLKETVGYCDEECEFEEDMTYSEIMFWITAGIFIIWFSIDGLVQAAITLSNILNIPVFITSVIIVAACTSIPDTILSVNSAKRGDADGAIANAIGSNIFDICICLGVPMIIAGVVLPVDPSESLGVLAFVVLSMITTSSLLLKNNVSKKDAYLMFFVYILFIVYIVAKTFGIIQF
- a CDS encoding translation initiation factor IF-5A yields the protein MAGTKPSELGALKEGQYVVIDGIACRVVGTAHSKPGKHGGAKVRLTAMGIFEATKKEHVGPASSRIDVPLIDKRKGQILAIVGEDQVQLMDLETYETLELDMPSDVPGIESGVEVEYFEAMGRYKITRVISK
- a CDS encoding CBS domain-containing protein, coding for MKITSIINPEKQIIKLFPTTSIIDALTMLYNKNMRRAIIVDAGTNRVVGVLTNTDIVNLFGGGSKYNLVKSKHNGNFYAMINEPIKEIMTEDPICVKETALTKELVSLFVERYGGLPITSKDDILITVITERDLLDKLADKLDVNLKINDYMTKNPVLASMGQTLGDVAKVMLRNGFRRLPVASEGNLKGIITSTDFIKLIGSEWAFEKLKTGNIDEITDTRISELMNENVKTLTPENSILDAVNLILNNNFGAIPIVDSENSTKIVGIITEKDILSCFCK
- a CDS encoding CBS domain-containing protein; translated protein: MNLEVSVTEAMSAPVKTVKLDTTLYEVANTLKEHGIGCLIALNDLEKPVGIITEKDLVLNVVARNLKSKEITVRDIISSKKLISISPRSTVMDAAKKMDELTVKRLPVIDGDKLFGIITVSDITKVSPELFNLLLEASIIHENENEYDFVKKDEINGICEICGAQDSVNCINGKYICRHCMDSGYSSKEEDMNEYDKYAENYEDYEDYEEYQNEDMKE